A stretch of Strix aluco isolate bStrAlu1 chromosome 16, bStrAlu1.hap1, whole genome shotgun sequence DNA encodes these proteins:
- the LOC141930653 gene encoding dispanin subfamily A member 2b-like yields the protein MSRSLGPALPPYEPLSEGLNMEGLPPSTVVSVEAPPPPPPRDHLAWSLCTTLYANVCCLGFLALVFSVKSRDRKVLGDYSGALSYGSTAKYLNITALLLNIFLVILVIALIASGTIVVMNVFNQERQAFFNLDHQSLPGPT from the exons ATGTCGCGGTCGCTGGGGCCGGCGCTGCCGCCTTACGAGCCGCTGTCGGAGGGGCTGAACATGGAGGGGCTCCCGCCGAGCACCGTGGTGTCGgtggaggcgccgccgccgccccccccccgcgacCACCTCGCCTGGTCCCTCTGCACCACGCTGTACGCCAACGTCTGCTGCCTGGGCTTCCTGGCGCTCGTCTTCTCCGTGAAG TCCAGGGACCGCAAAGTCCTTGGCGACTACAGCGGGGCACTGAGCTACGGCTCCACCGCCAAGTACCTGAACATCACTGCTCTGCTGCTAAACATCTTCCTCGTCATCCTCGTCATCGCCCTGATCGCTAGCGGCACCATCGTCGTGATGAACGTCTTCAACCAGGAGCGTCAGGCCTTCTTCAACCTGGACCATCAGTCCTTACCCGGCCCCACTTAG